DNA sequence from the Methanolobus sp. ZRKC5 genome:
AAATCGGCTTTTATATTCAAGGCATGCAGTGATTTACTCGAGAAACATGAATCTAGCACAGATATTGACAAAAATAAACATTATAATGTTAATGAATTCAAATCACCTTCTTACGACACCAAATACAGTCGTGCGCAGGTTCTAGAGCGAATCATCAGTAATTTAGAACAGCAAACTAAATATGCAGAAGCAGAGGGAGATACCACCTCAGCCCTAAAGTTATCCAAGGAAGCCGGAAAATATCTAAAAGAGCTATTAGATGAGACTAAAAAACCAACGTCAGATAACATTAAGATAAAGCGTGTACATAAAAACCCTTCAGCATCATCCTCAAAGACCGTTAACATACAGGAAGACGACATCGAGATTATAGAATAATCTCCAGTTTTTCTATTTATTGTATAAACTATGAGTACACCACCGAATAGTTATGGTTCGGATTGCACCCTTCGCATATTATGGAGGGATAATAGTAATAACCAAAAAATGCAACGCTATTTTAAGTCGATGATACAATAATCTTCAAAAAATCTATACAAATAATTAATGGTTTTTTTTAAAATTGCCTTTTTTTTACGTGATTTCTATTTTTTATTGACAACATTATTTTTAAAATAAAATTAAAAATGTTATAATACCTTGAAAACCGAATTTAAAATATAGTCATATTCTATGAACATATGATTTGGGGGTACGAAAATGAAAATAATAGAAATGAATACACACAAATTGAGCATTTTTACCATTACATTATTACTAATGATAATGTCTGTTGGAAATGCAGTAGCATTTGACCCGGCAAACCCATCGATTGATATCGAGAAATCTACCAACGGGGTTGATGCCGATGATTCGGACGATGCTCCAGAGATTCTTGTTGGTAGCGATGTTACTTGGACGTATACAGTAACAAATACCGGCAATGTAGATTTAACCAATGTTGTTGTTGCTGACGATAAGATTGGTGATCCTCTATATAATGTCGGCAACCTCTCGGTAGGCGAGTCCTTTACATTTGATGCTACTGAGATAGGTTCTGCTGCACTGGGCTTATACACAAATGTGGGTACTGCGAGGGGTGAGTATGGTGAGACGCTAGTATCTGATACTGATCCTAGCCACTATTTCGGTGTGGAAGATACCGAAATTCCAGAATTCCCAACCATTGCTCTCCCAGTAGTTGCAGTTCTTGGTCTGGCATTGTTCTTCCAGCATAGAAAAGATTATAAATAATTGATTGGAGGTTTTAATCCTCCATCTATTTTAATATTAATAAAGAATTAAAATGCACTTACCAACTTCTTCACCTTCTTTGTCCTGAAATTGAATTTACCACCACTCAAAATCCTGTCCTTCATCCTCTTGAGTGTGCTCCTGTGTTTAATTCCATATTCTCTTGCGTCTTTTGGAGTCAGAGCCAGTATTTGCAGTTTGATTGATTCCTCATCAACGAAGGTTTGTGCTCTCTGAAGCTCTAATTCCTCTTCATCAATATTGTTGGCTTCCTTTCCAATATAGCGGATACCTTCTGCATGAACATGTTTCCTTTCCAATATTCCAATATCCCCATCAAACTTAGATTCAAGATGATTAGCATACTCTATTATTGTCCTGCTAAGTTGCTTGAAATAATGAGATCCTTGTTTGATCACTCCTGTTTCATAATCAATAAAAGACTCATAAACACTACTCTGAGGATCATTAGAGAAAGGAGCTAAAGGTTTTACAGGTGAAGGAAAACTCAATTTGAATACTCCGGCAGTGAGGAGACTACTAACTTTTCAAAAAAAACTTTAAATAAATAATAAAATACTTGTATAAATTATTATAAATACAACTTTATGTTTATTAACGCTGGAATGATGTCAGAGTCTTATTCCTACCATACATTAAAATTATTTTTGAGGAGACCTGCAATAAATGAAAAAACATTTACTTGACGTAGTATTTGCATCTGAAAAAAGGAAAAATGTACTCCTGTTATTACAGAATGGAGAACTGAAGATGGAAGCTCTCCTCAAGGCTCTGGACACAACAAGAAATGCACTGCTTCCTCAGATGAAGATCTTAGAAGAGCATTACCTTGTGTTTCACTATGGTGATAACTATGAACTAACAACTATTGGGAAACTGGTTGTTGATGAGATGGTCCCTTTATTGAATACTATTGAACTTTTTGAGAATGATATTGATTACTGGGGAACTCGCAATCTTAGTTTTATTCCTCCTCACCTTTTGCAACGCATAGATGAACTTAGAAAATGCAAGATTATAACTCCTCCTTATGTAGATATATATAAACTCAATGAAGAAATTCAGGAAACATCCCCTATTTCAAAAACACATTATGGAATTGTGACATTTTACCATCCTTTGTTTCCTCAATTTATATCAAATATGATATCAAACAATGTAAATGTGTATTTGATAGTACCTCAATCTGTGCTTGACCAATTTAGAACTGAGCACTCCACACTATTTAAAAAATTAATTAAAAGTGAGTTCTTTCATTTTTCTGTATATCTTGAAAATATGAGTTTTTTGGGCATTGCATGTAACGACTATTACTTTATGATGAGGCTGTTAAAAAACAATGGTGAACATGATACAAGATATATCCTCTGTGATGGTAAAGAGGCATTAGAATGGGGAAAAGAACTTTTTGATTATTGCCTAAAATATTCTACAGCAATAACCGAAATTTGATTAACCTTTTTTGCATTAATCCTTAATTTTGTTATTACAGTTATAATTTTTAATAACTGGTTATTTTTTGTTTTGTCCATTTCAACAAAACATATTTAATTTAGATTAAGAGTTGCGTTTTTTATAGTTACCTATATCCCCGCATATTAGGGAGGGGGTAATAGTAATAACCAAAAAACGCAACGATAAATTTAAACCAGTAGTATCATTCATTTGGTAGATATTGAATTAATTTTAACTGTTGCTTTGAAATAATCTGTGTTTTGTATCCCTTGACATTATATCATTCAGATTAGCTCTGTTAACTTTTTAATGAACAATGATTCGAATCATAGTTTCATAAAGAATATAGTATACTGTAAAACAAACGTATTTATGCACAGAAATCGAAATGTCATGTTAGCATATT
Encoded proteins:
- a CDS encoding PEF-CTERM sorting domain-containing protein; this encodes MKIIEMNTHKLSIFTITLLLMIMSVGNAVAFDPANPSIDIEKSTNGVDADDSDDAPEILVGSDVTWTYTVTNTGNVDLTNVVVADDKIGDPLYNVGNLSVGESFTFDATEIGSAALGLYTNVGTARGEYGETLVSDTDPSHYFGVEDTEIPEFPTIALPVVAVLGLALFFQHRKDYK
- a CDS encoding winged helix-turn-helix domain-containing protein; protein product: MKKHLLDVVFASEKRKNVLLLLQNGELKMEALLKALDTTRNALLPQMKILEEHYLVFHYGDNYELTTIGKLVVDEMVPLLNTIELFENDIDYWGTRNLSFIPPHLLQRIDELRKCKIITPPYVDIYKLNEEIQETSPISKTHYGIVTFYHPLFPQFISNMISNNVNVYLIVPQSVLDQFRTEHSTLFKKLIKSEFFHFSVYLENMSFLGIACNDYYFMMRLLKNNGEHDTRYILCDGKEALEWGKELFDYCLKYSTAITEI